One stretch of Armigeres subalbatus isolate Guangzhou_Male chromosome 2, GZ_Asu_2, whole genome shotgun sequence DNA includes these proteins:
- the LOC134210707 gene encoding uncharacterized protein LOC134210707 isoform X2, translated as MQRCGLCSIISSLLRRAMCVGSRRGSGESYYQELAETNIPDVATMETTDSSSYKRLISTTSNTIPTIALTTTGTTATVTTIPYLPAGAAATIRRMSDQDRPLFEALIADDHTENPRRRHACTGRFLTMHKRRRKKLHTRSLAMDPAILDDILHGQVQCILDRVGHWRFNAFTLETVTGGRSLPVLCVHLFHWYGLLDHFNLDVVRLWKLFSLIEEGYHSTNPYHNSIHATDVTQAMHCFLQEKRILENLSPLEIMASLIGAVTHDLDHPGVNQPFLIATSNHLAALYENTSVLENHHWRSAVGCLLESGVAEQIQGIRPELEKQISSLILATDITRQQEFISKFRDYLCRDSLDMRDKEHRHFILQISLKCADISNPCRPWDISKKWSLKVCEEFYRQGDYERQLNLPVTSLCDRHSTSVPKIQTGFFKFVVTPLMDEFHRFLKTDLSHNMMHHLKYNQIQWESKLQAEMNEETRTEISDAELLDEDVDDNDDQDEPLHDLSDSSEILIPNATKFGRRSSLQISGFCSARNERRFSVPVHSIPKIVLPARDHRECNLPPESIQESDEHKFDNDSLSIFSSDSDSLHRGARGSSTGSTADRERPLSAENLLPDCSIASMTDGICGDRLNLVLHGAVSVGNNANLLTVGTSKHLIRQQTFPPLQPYVRTRYMSSQAELGACPEALLESNSSSSSSNSHPEANSESRGILMTKIKRETDSSTSADKAKIPKLSLGQKENLDPSMLKRSLSRRRGSAPVTVALPPKPVDSDLSVSFVIKSCDLRRGSMPAEFITSMHTKDQPNGAQPEVTATVLPNNIGPAYNMQRRGSVPCDSSNSVVIRTSFGNKRRSAKKALRRRSSGGAEILSPILSEDATSSGNGGGSGGGGGGASSSSTAWQRFKRRADAENLLSRRRGSLPVEVLTIGYSGTLRH; from the exons CAACCACATCCAACACGATACCGACGATCGCGCTAACGACGACGGGGACAACGGCCACGGTGACGACGATACCGTACCTACCAGCGGGAGCAGCGGCGACGATCCGCCGCATGTCCGACCAGGACCGGCCCCTCTTTGAGGCACTGATAGCGGATGACCATACGGAGAATCCCCGGCGGCGGCACGCGTGCACCGGTCGCTTCCTGACGATGCACAAACGGCGCAGAAAGAAGCTGCACACGCGAAGTCTTGCAATGGATCCGGCCATCCTCGATGATATCCTGCACGGCCAGGTGCAATGCATCCTGGACCGGGTGGGCCACTGGCGCTTCAATGCTTTCACCCTGGAAACGGTCACTGGTG GACGTTCACTGCCTGTCTTATGTGTTCATCTGTTCCATTGGTACGGCCTTTTGGACCACTTCAACCTAGACGTAGTTAGATTATGGAAATTGTTTAGTTTAATCGAGGAAGGATATCATAGTACGAACCCGTATCACAATTCGATTCACGCGACTGACGTAACACAAGCAATGCACTGTTTCTTGCAAGAGAAGCGCATCCTGGAGAATCTGAGCCCGCTGGAGATCATGGCGTCGTTGATCGGTGCCGTGACGCACGACCTGGACCACCCGGGCGTGAACCAGCCGTTCTTGATTGCGACCTCCAACCACCTGGCAGCGCTCTACGAGAACACATCAGTGCTGGAGAACCACCACTGGCGGTCGGCCGTCGGGTGTCTGCTGGAGAGTGGCGTCGCCGAGCAGATACAAGGCATCCGACCGGAACTGGAAAAGCAGATCAGCTCTCTAATCCTGGCAACGGACATCACCAGGCAGCAGGAATTCATCAGCAAGTTCCGCGACTATCTCTGCCGCGACAGCTTGGACATGCGCGACAAGGAACATCGGCACTTTATTCTGCAAATCTCGCTCAAGTGTGCGGACATCTCGAATCCCTGCCGGCCATGGGATATTAGTAAAAAGTGGAGTTTAAAAGTGTGCGAGGAGTTCTATCGCCAGGGAGACTACGAACGACAGCTCAATCTACCGGTTACATCGCTCTGTGATCGGCATTCGACGTCGGTGCCCAAGATTCAAACCGGCTTCTTCAAATTTGTAGTCACGCCACTGATGGACGAATTTCACCGATTTTTGAAGACTGACCTATCCCACAATATGATGCACCATCTGAAATACAACCAAATTCAATGGGAAAGCAAACTACAGGCGGAGATGAATGAAGAAACTCGAACCGAAATATCCGACGCGGAGCTCCTAGACGAAGACGTTGACGACAACGATGACCAGGACGAACCGCTACATGACCTGTCGGACAGTTCGGAAATTCTTATCCCGAACGCCACCAAATTCGGACGACGTAGTTCTCTCCAAATCTCCGGATTCTGTAGCGCACGTAACGAGCGGCGCTTTTCCGTTCCCGTACACAGTATACCGAAGATTGTGCTTCCAGCACGGGACCACCGAGAATGCAATCTCCCACCGGAATCAATCCAGGAGAGCGACGAGCACAAGTTCGACAACGATTCGCTCTCAATCTTCTCGTCGGACAGCGATAGTCTCCATCGGGGGGCGCGTGGTTCCTCCACCGGCAGTACCGCTGATCGCGAGCGTCCGCTTAGTGCGGAAAATCTTCTTCCAGACTGCAGTATCGCATCGATGACCGATGGAATCTGCGGCGATCGACTGAATCTAGTGCTTCACGGAGCCGTTAGCGTAGGAAATAACGCGAATCTTCTCACCGTTGGAACTTCCAAGCATCTTATCAGACAGCAAACCTTCCCACCGTTGCAACCGTACGTGCGCACTCGTTACATGTCTTCACAGGCGGAACTCGGAGCCTGTCCGGAGGCACTTCTCGAATCTAACTCCAGCAGTAGCTCTTCCAACTCCCACCCGGAGGCGAACAGTGAATCTCGTGGCATCCTGATGACCAAAATCAAGCGGGAAACGGATTCGTCCACTTCCGCCGACAAGGCCAAAATCCCGAAGCTCTCTCTCGGCCAGAAGGAGAATCTCGACCCGTCGATGTTGAAGCGAAGCCTCAGCCGGCGGAGAGGCTCCGCTCCGGTCACCGTAGCTCTACCACCGAAACCCGTCGACTCCGACCTGAGCGTATCGTTCGTCATCAAGTCCTGCGACCTGCGGCGAGGTTCCATGCCCGCCGAATTCATCACTTCCATGC ACACAAAAGACCAACCGAACGGGGCTCAGCCGGAGGTGACGGCCACTGTCCTACCGAACAACATTGGTCCGGCGTACAACATGCAACGACGCGGATCCGTGCCGTGTGATAGCTCAAACAGCGTTGTGATTCGGACCAGCTTCGGCAACAAGCGGCGCAGCGCGAAGAAGGCCCTAAGGCGGCGATCGTCCGGCGGAGCGGAGATCCTGAGTCCGATCCTGTCGGAGGATGCCACCAGCTCCGGTAATGGTGGTGGCAGTGGCGGCGGCGGAGGCGGTGCTAGTAGCAGCTCGACAGCGTGGCAGCGATTCAAGCGACGGGCGGATGCCGAAAATCTGCTATCGCGACGGCGTGGATCGCTGCCAGTTGAGGTGCTTACCATTGGATATTCGG
- the LOC134210707 gene encoding uncharacterized protein LOC134210707 isoform X1, whose amino-acid sequence MQRCGLCSIISSLLRRAMCVGSRRGSGESYYQELAETNVCRMKPSGTIIAIPDVATMETTDSSSYKRLISTTSNTIPTIALTTTGTTATVTTIPYLPAGAAATIRRMSDQDRPLFEALIADDHTENPRRRHACTGRFLTMHKRRRKKLHTRSLAMDPAILDDILHGQVQCILDRVGHWRFNAFTLETVTGGRSLPVLCVHLFHWYGLLDHFNLDVVRLWKLFSLIEEGYHSTNPYHNSIHATDVTQAMHCFLQEKRILENLSPLEIMASLIGAVTHDLDHPGVNQPFLIATSNHLAALYENTSVLENHHWRSAVGCLLESGVAEQIQGIRPELEKQISSLILATDITRQQEFISKFRDYLCRDSLDMRDKEHRHFILQISLKCADISNPCRPWDISKKWSLKVCEEFYRQGDYERQLNLPVTSLCDRHSTSVPKIQTGFFKFVVTPLMDEFHRFLKTDLSHNMMHHLKYNQIQWESKLQAEMNEETRTEISDAELLDEDVDDNDDQDEPLHDLSDSSEILIPNATKFGRRSSLQISGFCSARNERRFSVPVHSIPKIVLPARDHRECNLPPESIQESDEHKFDNDSLSIFSSDSDSLHRGARGSSTGSTADRERPLSAENLLPDCSIASMTDGICGDRLNLVLHGAVSVGNNANLLTVGTSKHLIRQQTFPPLQPYVRTRYMSSQAELGACPEALLESNSSSSSSNSHPEANSESRGILMTKIKRETDSSTSADKAKIPKLSLGQKENLDPSMLKRSLSRRRGSAPVTVALPPKPVDSDLSVSFVIKSCDLRRGSMPAEFITSMHTKDQPNGAQPEVTATVLPNNIGPAYNMQRRGSVPCDSSNSVVIRTSFGNKRRSAKKALRRRSSGGAEILSPILSEDATSSGNGGGSGGGGGGASSSSTAWQRFKRRADAENLLSRRRGSLPVEVLTIGYSGTLRH is encoded by the exons CAACCACATCCAACACGATACCGACGATCGCGCTAACGACGACGGGGACAACGGCCACGGTGACGACGATACCGTACCTACCAGCGGGAGCAGCGGCGACGATCCGCCGCATGTCCGACCAGGACCGGCCCCTCTTTGAGGCACTGATAGCGGATGACCATACGGAGAATCCCCGGCGGCGGCACGCGTGCACCGGTCGCTTCCTGACGATGCACAAACGGCGCAGAAAGAAGCTGCACACGCGAAGTCTTGCAATGGATCCGGCCATCCTCGATGATATCCTGCACGGCCAGGTGCAATGCATCCTGGACCGGGTGGGCCACTGGCGCTTCAATGCTTTCACCCTGGAAACGGTCACTGGTG GACGTTCACTGCCTGTCTTATGTGTTCATCTGTTCCATTGGTACGGCCTTTTGGACCACTTCAACCTAGACGTAGTTAGATTATGGAAATTGTTTAGTTTAATCGAGGAAGGATATCATAGTACGAACCCGTATCACAATTCGATTCACGCGACTGACGTAACACAAGCAATGCACTGTTTCTTGCAAGAGAAGCGCATCCTGGAGAATCTGAGCCCGCTGGAGATCATGGCGTCGTTGATCGGTGCCGTGACGCACGACCTGGACCACCCGGGCGTGAACCAGCCGTTCTTGATTGCGACCTCCAACCACCTGGCAGCGCTCTACGAGAACACATCAGTGCTGGAGAACCACCACTGGCGGTCGGCCGTCGGGTGTCTGCTGGAGAGTGGCGTCGCCGAGCAGATACAAGGCATCCGACCGGAACTGGAAAAGCAGATCAGCTCTCTAATCCTGGCAACGGACATCACCAGGCAGCAGGAATTCATCAGCAAGTTCCGCGACTATCTCTGCCGCGACAGCTTGGACATGCGCGACAAGGAACATCGGCACTTTATTCTGCAAATCTCGCTCAAGTGTGCGGACATCTCGAATCCCTGCCGGCCATGGGATATTAGTAAAAAGTGGAGTTTAAAAGTGTGCGAGGAGTTCTATCGCCAGGGAGACTACGAACGACAGCTCAATCTACCGGTTACATCGCTCTGTGATCGGCATTCGACGTCGGTGCCCAAGATTCAAACCGGCTTCTTCAAATTTGTAGTCACGCCACTGATGGACGAATTTCACCGATTTTTGAAGACTGACCTATCCCACAATATGATGCACCATCTGAAATACAACCAAATTCAATGGGAAAGCAAACTACAGGCGGAGATGAATGAAGAAACTCGAACCGAAATATCCGACGCGGAGCTCCTAGACGAAGACGTTGACGACAACGATGACCAGGACGAACCGCTACATGACCTGTCGGACAGTTCGGAAATTCTTATCCCGAACGCCACCAAATTCGGACGACGTAGTTCTCTCCAAATCTCCGGATTCTGTAGCGCACGTAACGAGCGGCGCTTTTCCGTTCCCGTACACAGTATACCGAAGATTGTGCTTCCAGCACGGGACCACCGAGAATGCAATCTCCCACCGGAATCAATCCAGGAGAGCGACGAGCACAAGTTCGACAACGATTCGCTCTCAATCTTCTCGTCGGACAGCGATAGTCTCCATCGGGGGGCGCGTGGTTCCTCCACCGGCAGTACCGCTGATCGCGAGCGTCCGCTTAGTGCGGAAAATCTTCTTCCAGACTGCAGTATCGCATCGATGACCGATGGAATCTGCGGCGATCGACTGAATCTAGTGCTTCACGGAGCCGTTAGCGTAGGAAATAACGCGAATCTTCTCACCGTTGGAACTTCCAAGCATCTTATCAGACAGCAAACCTTCCCACCGTTGCAACCGTACGTGCGCACTCGTTACATGTCTTCACAGGCGGAACTCGGAGCCTGTCCGGAGGCACTTCTCGAATCTAACTCCAGCAGTAGCTCTTCCAACTCCCACCCGGAGGCGAACAGTGAATCTCGTGGCATCCTGATGACCAAAATCAAGCGGGAAACGGATTCGTCCACTTCCGCCGACAAGGCCAAAATCCCGAAGCTCTCTCTCGGCCAGAAGGAGAATCTCGACCCGTCGATGTTGAAGCGAAGCCTCAGCCGGCGGAGAGGCTCCGCTCCGGTCACCGTAGCTCTACCACCGAAACCCGTCGACTCCGACCTGAGCGTATCGTTCGTCATCAAGTCCTGCGACCTGCGGCGAGGTTCCATGCCCGCCGAATTCATCACTTCCATGC ACACAAAAGACCAACCGAACGGGGCTCAGCCGGAGGTGACGGCCACTGTCCTACCGAACAACATTGGTCCGGCGTACAACATGCAACGACGCGGATCCGTGCCGTGTGATAGCTCAAACAGCGTTGTGATTCGGACCAGCTTCGGCAACAAGCGGCGCAGCGCGAAGAAGGCCCTAAGGCGGCGATCGTCCGGCGGAGCGGAGATCCTGAGTCCGATCCTGTCGGAGGATGCCACCAGCTCCGGTAATGGTGGTGGCAGTGGCGGCGGCGGAGGCGGTGCTAGTAGCAGCTCGACAGCGTGGCAGCGATTCAAGCGACGGGCGGATGCCGAAAATCTGCTATCGCGACGGCGTGGATCGCTGCCAGTTGAGGTGCTTACCATTGGATATTCGG
- the LOC134210707 gene encoding uncharacterized protein LOC134210707 isoform X3, which produces METTDSSSYKRLISTTSNTIPTIALTTTGTTATVTTIPYLPAGAAATIRRMSDQDRPLFEALIADDHTENPRRRHACTGRFLTMHKRRRKKLHTRSLAMDPAILDDILHGQVQCILDRVGHWRFNAFTLETVTGGRSLPVLCVHLFHWYGLLDHFNLDVVRLWKLFSLIEEGYHSTNPYHNSIHATDVTQAMHCFLQEKRILENLSPLEIMASLIGAVTHDLDHPGVNQPFLIATSNHLAALYENTSVLENHHWRSAVGCLLESGVAEQIQGIRPELEKQISSLILATDITRQQEFISKFRDYLCRDSLDMRDKEHRHFILQISLKCADISNPCRPWDISKKWSLKVCEEFYRQGDYERQLNLPVTSLCDRHSTSVPKIQTGFFKFVVTPLMDEFHRFLKTDLSHNMMHHLKYNQIQWESKLQAEMNEETRTEISDAELLDEDVDDNDDQDEPLHDLSDSSEILIPNATKFGRRSSLQISGFCSARNERRFSVPVHSIPKIVLPARDHRECNLPPESIQESDEHKFDNDSLSIFSSDSDSLHRGARGSSTGSTADRERPLSAENLLPDCSIASMTDGICGDRLNLVLHGAVSVGNNANLLTVGTSKHLIRQQTFPPLQPYVRTRYMSSQAELGACPEALLESNSSSSSSNSHPEANSESRGILMTKIKRETDSSTSADKAKIPKLSLGQKENLDPSMLKRSLSRRRGSAPVTVALPPKPVDSDLSVSFVIKSCDLRRGSMPAEFITSMHTKDQPNGAQPEVTATVLPNNIGPAYNMQRRGSVPCDSSNSVVIRTSFGNKRRSAKKALRRRSSGGAEILSPILSEDATSSGNGGGSGGGGGGASSSSTAWQRFKRRADAENLLSRRRGSLPVEVLTIGYSGTLRH; this is translated from the exons CAACCACATCCAACACGATACCGACGATCGCGCTAACGACGACGGGGACAACGGCCACGGTGACGACGATACCGTACCTACCAGCGGGAGCAGCGGCGACGATCCGCCGCATGTCCGACCAGGACCGGCCCCTCTTTGAGGCACTGATAGCGGATGACCATACGGAGAATCCCCGGCGGCGGCACGCGTGCACCGGTCGCTTCCTGACGATGCACAAACGGCGCAGAAAGAAGCTGCACACGCGAAGTCTTGCAATGGATCCGGCCATCCTCGATGATATCCTGCACGGCCAGGTGCAATGCATCCTGGACCGGGTGGGCCACTGGCGCTTCAATGCTTTCACCCTGGAAACGGTCACTGGTG GACGTTCACTGCCTGTCTTATGTGTTCATCTGTTCCATTGGTACGGCCTTTTGGACCACTTCAACCTAGACGTAGTTAGATTATGGAAATTGTTTAGTTTAATCGAGGAAGGATATCATAGTACGAACCCGTATCACAATTCGATTCACGCGACTGACGTAACACAAGCAATGCACTGTTTCTTGCAAGAGAAGCGCATCCTGGAGAATCTGAGCCCGCTGGAGATCATGGCGTCGTTGATCGGTGCCGTGACGCACGACCTGGACCACCCGGGCGTGAACCAGCCGTTCTTGATTGCGACCTCCAACCACCTGGCAGCGCTCTACGAGAACACATCAGTGCTGGAGAACCACCACTGGCGGTCGGCCGTCGGGTGTCTGCTGGAGAGTGGCGTCGCCGAGCAGATACAAGGCATCCGACCGGAACTGGAAAAGCAGATCAGCTCTCTAATCCTGGCAACGGACATCACCAGGCAGCAGGAATTCATCAGCAAGTTCCGCGACTATCTCTGCCGCGACAGCTTGGACATGCGCGACAAGGAACATCGGCACTTTATTCTGCAAATCTCGCTCAAGTGTGCGGACATCTCGAATCCCTGCCGGCCATGGGATATTAGTAAAAAGTGGAGTTTAAAAGTGTGCGAGGAGTTCTATCGCCAGGGAGACTACGAACGACAGCTCAATCTACCGGTTACATCGCTCTGTGATCGGCATTCGACGTCGGTGCCCAAGATTCAAACCGGCTTCTTCAAATTTGTAGTCACGCCACTGATGGACGAATTTCACCGATTTTTGAAGACTGACCTATCCCACAATATGATGCACCATCTGAAATACAACCAAATTCAATGGGAAAGCAAACTACAGGCGGAGATGAATGAAGAAACTCGAACCGAAATATCCGACGCGGAGCTCCTAGACGAAGACGTTGACGACAACGATGACCAGGACGAACCGCTACATGACCTGTCGGACAGTTCGGAAATTCTTATCCCGAACGCCACCAAATTCGGACGACGTAGTTCTCTCCAAATCTCCGGATTCTGTAGCGCACGTAACGAGCGGCGCTTTTCCGTTCCCGTACACAGTATACCGAAGATTGTGCTTCCAGCACGGGACCACCGAGAATGCAATCTCCCACCGGAATCAATCCAGGAGAGCGACGAGCACAAGTTCGACAACGATTCGCTCTCAATCTTCTCGTCGGACAGCGATAGTCTCCATCGGGGGGCGCGTGGTTCCTCCACCGGCAGTACCGCTGATCGCGAGCGTCCGCTTAGTGCGGAAAATCTTCTTCCAGACTGCAGTATCGCATCGATGACCGATGGAATCTGCGGCGATCGACTGAATCTAGTGCTTCACGGAGCCGTTAGCGTAGGAAATAACGCGAATCTTCTCACCGTTGGAACTTCCAAGCATCTTATCAGACAGCAAACCTTCCCACCGTTGCAACCGTACGTGCGCACTCGTTACATGTCTTCACAGGCGGAACTCGGAGCCTGTCCGGAGGCACTTCTCGAATCTAACTCCAGCAGTAGCTCTTCCAACTCCCACCCGGAGGCGAACAGTGAATCTCGTGGCATCCTGATGACCAAAATCAAGCGGGAAACGGATTCGTCCACTTCCGCCGACAAGGCCAAAATCCCGAAGCTCTCTCTCGGCCAGAAGGAGAATCTCGACCCGTCGATGTTGAAGCGAAGCCTCAGCCGGCGGAGAGGCTCCGCTCCGGTCACCGTAGCTCTACCACCGAAACCCGTCGACTCCGACCTGAGCGTATCGTTCGTCATCAAGTCCTGCGACCTGCGGCGAGGTTCCATGCCCGCCGAATTCATCACTTCCATGC ACACAAAAGACCAACCGAACGGGGCTCAGCCGGAGGTGACGGCCACTGTCCTACCGAACAACATTGGTCCGGCGTACAACATGCAACGACGCGGATCCGTGCCGTGTGATAGCTCAAACAGCGTTGTGATTCGGACCAGCTTCGGCAACAAGCGGCGCAGCGCGAAGAAGGCCCTAAGGCGGCGATCGTCCGGCGGAGCGGAGATCCTGAGTCCGATCCTGTCGGAGGATGCCACCAGCTCCGGTAATGGTGGTGGCAGTGGCGGCGGCGGAGGCGGTGCTAGTAGCAGCTCGACAGCGTGGCAGCGATTCAAGCGACGGGCGGATGCCGAAAATCTGCTATCGCGACGGCGTGGATCGCTGCCAGTTGAGGTGCTTACCATTGGATATTCGG